One genomic region from Euleptes europaea isolate rEulEur1 chromosome 6, rEulEur1.hap1, whole genome shotgun sequence encodes:
- the L2HGDH gene encoding L-2-hydroxyglutarate dehydrogenase, mitochondrial, with translation MGPLVARAWRRGGAAAAAAAASFPRRALSGAARSTLDVAVIGGGIVGLASARELILRHPSLVFGVLEKEEELACHQSGHNSGVIHSGIYYTPGSLKAKLCVEGAALCYKYCDEKGIPYKQCGKLIVAAEHEEIPRLKALYERGLQNKVRGLKLITGKEIQAKEPYCRGLMALDSPYTGIVNYRQVALSYAEDFQAAGGTVLTDFEVEDMKMTKGSPAGSKEGMKYPVVVRSSKGEEIHCRHIVSCAGLYSDRLSQISGCSPEPRIVPFRGDYLVLKPEKSYLVRGNIYPVPDPRFPFLGIHFTPRMDGSVWLGPNAVLAFKREGYRFYDFSLRDFVDAAAYSGLWKLVCRNLSYGMGEMYRACFLNAQVKQLQKFIPEVTIDDVLRGPSGVRAQALDSSGNLIDDFVFDGGTGDIGGRILHVRNAPSPAATSSLAIANMIADEVERRFEL, from the exons TGGCGCCGAGGGGGGgcggccgctgccgccgccgccgcctccttccccCGCAGGGCCCTCAGCGGCGCTGCTCGCAG CACCTTGGACGTAGCTGTGATTGGCGGTGGAATTGTGGGGCTGGCATCTGCCCGGGAGCTGATTCTGAGGCATCCTTCCCTGGTTTTCGGAGTgttggaaaaggaagaggaattgG CTTGTCATCAGAGCGGACACAACAGCGGGGTCATCCACAGCGGGATTTATTACACGCCAGGATCCTTGAAAGCAAAGCTGTGCGTGGAAGGCGCTGCCCTTTGCTACAAATACTGTGACGAAAAGGGAATCCCCTATAAACAGTGCGGCAAG CTCATTGTTGCAGCGGAACATGAAGAAATTCCAAGGCTCAAGGCGTTATACGAGAGAGGGCTACAGAACAAGGTCCGAGGGTTGAAACTCATCACTGGCAAAGAAATACAAGCAAAGGAGCCCTACTGCCGG GGTTTGATGGCCCTGGACTCCCCATACACTGGCATTGTGAACTATAGGCAGGTGGCCCTCTCTTATGCTGAGGACTTCCAAGCAGCTGGGGGGACAGTCTTGACCGACTTTGAGGTGGAAGATATGAAGATGACGAAAGGAAGTCCTGCAGGAAGTAAAGAAG GGATGAAATACCCCGTTGTTGTTAGAAGTTCCAAG GGCGAGGAGATCCATTGCAGGCACATCGTTTCCTGCGCAGGGCTGTACTCGGACCGCCTCTCGCAGATCAGCGGTTGCAGCCCTGAGCCTCGcatcgtgcctttccgtggcgaCTATTTGGTGCTCAAGCCGGAGAAGAGCTATTTGGTTCGTGGAAACATTTATCCG GTGCCCGATCCCCGTTTCCCCTTCCTGGGCATCCATTTCACCCCAAGGATGGACGGCAGCGTCTGGCTGGGGCCTAACGCCGTGCTCGCCTTCAAGCGAGAGGGGTACAGATTTTATGACTTCAGCCTGCGGGATTTTGTGGATGCCGCTGCTTACAG TGGTTTATGGAAGCTGGTGTGCCGGAACCTCTCTTacgggatgggggaaatgtacaggGCCTGTTTCCTTAACGCTCAAGTAAAGCAGCTCCAAAAATTCATACCCGAAGTTACCATCGACGATGTACTCag GGGTCCGTCTGGCGTTAGAGCTCAGGCCTTAGACAGCAGCGGGAACTTGATAGACGACTTCGTGTTTGACGGGGGCACGGGAGACATCGGCGGCCGAATCCTCCACGTCAGGAACGCTCCCTCCCCAGCGGCCACCTCCTCCTTAGCCATCGCAAACATGATCGCTGACGAGGTAGAGAGGAGATTTGAACTGTGA